The proteins below are encoded in one region of Serratia symbiotica:
- the rnc gene encoding ribonuclease III, with translation MNPIVRNRLQRKLGYTFQQQELLLLALTHRSASSKHNERLEFLGDSILSFVIANALYQRFPHIDEGDMSRMRATLVRGHTLAEMAREFDLGECLRLGPGELKSGGSRRESILADTVEALIGGVFLDSDMQRVERLILDWYRSRLDEISPGDKQKDPKTRLQELLQGRHLPLPSYLVVQVRGEAHDQEFTIHCQVSGLNEPVMGIGSSRRKAEQAAAEQTLKKLELE, from the coding sequence ATGAACCCCATTGTAAGAAACAGGCTCCAGCGGAAGCTAGGTTACACTTTTCAACAGCAAGAGCTATTACTGCTCGCTTTGACTCATCGCAGCGCCAGTAGTAAGCACAATGAACGCCTTGAGTTTCTGGGTGACTCCATTCTTAGCTTTGTCATCGCTAACGCGCTCTATCAGCGTTTTCCTCATATAGACGAGGGCGATATGAGCCGCATGCGGGCCACATTGGTGCGTGGTCACACGCTGGCGGAGATGGCCCGCGAGTTTGATTTGGGCGAATGCCTGCGCCTTGGGCCGGGCGAATTGAAAAGTGGTGGTTCCCGCCGCGAGTCAATCTTGGCAGATACGGTGGAGGCATTGATTGGCGGCGTGTTCCTGGATAGCGATATGCAGCGCGTCGAACGCCTAATCTTGGACTGGTATCGCAGCCGATTGGACGAAATTAGCCCCGGTGATAAGCAGAAAGATCCGAAAACTCGCTTACAGGAGCTTTTACAGGGGCGCCATCTGCCGTTGCCTTCTTATCTGGTGGTGCAAGTTCGCGGTGAGGCGCACGATCAGGAGTTTACCATCCACTGTCAGGTGAGTGGCTTGAACGAGCCTGTAATGGGTATCGGTTCAAGCCGCCGTAAAGCTGAGCAGGCGGCAGCGGAACAAACGTTGAAAAAGCTGGAGCTTGAATGA
- the rpoE gene encoding RNA polymerase sigma factor RpoE: MSEQLTDQVLIERIQKGDQKSFNLLVVRYQHKVASIVSRYVQQGDIPDVVQESFIKAYRALESFRGDSAFYTWLYRIAVNTAKNYLVAQRRRPPSSDVDVKDAENYESAGPLKEISNPENLMLSEELRQIVFRAIESLPEELRMAITLRELDGLSYEEIAAIMECPIGTVRSRIFRAREAIDNKIQPQIQR, encoded by the coding sequence ATGAGCGAGCAGTTAACGGATCAAGTTCTGATAGAGCGGATCCAAAAGGGTGATCAGAAATCGTTTAACTTACTGGTAGTGCGTTACCAGCATAAGGTGGCGAGTATCGTTTCTCGCTATGTGCAGCAGGGCGACATACCTGATGTGGTGCAGGAATCCTTTATTAAGGCCTATCGTGCACTGGAGTCATTCCGGGGCGATAGCGCTTTTTATACTTGGCTGTATCGAATCGCTGTGAATACAGCAAAGAATTATCTGGTCGCGCAGAGGCGTCGCCCGCCATCCAGTGATGTGGATGTCAAAGATGCGGAAAATTACGAAAGCGCAGGGCCACTGAAAGAAATTTCGAACCCTGAGAATTTAATGTTGTCAGAAGAGCTAAGGCAGATAGTTTTCCGTGCCATTGAGTCTCTCCCTGAGGAGCTTCGTATGGCGATTACTTTGCGGGAGTTGGATGGTCTAAGCTATGAAGAGATTGCTGCCATCATGGAATGCCCGATCGGAACCGTACGTTCGCGTATTTTCCGTGCGCGGGAAGCTATCGATAATAAAATCCAACCGCAGATCCAGCGTTAG
- the era gene encoding GTPase Era — MSEEKQHCGFIAIVGRPNVGKSTLLNQLLGQKVSITSRKPQTTRHRIMGIDTEGVYQAIYVDTPGLHIEEKRAINRLMNRAASSSIGDVELVIFVVEGTHWTADDEMVLNKLSSLKCPVLLAINKVDNVTDKSKLLPHIAFLSQQMNFLDVVPISAEKGINIDTIAGIVRKLLPEAEHHFPDDYITDRSQRFMASEIIREKLMRFLGEELPYSVTVEIEQFVPNERGGYNVHGLILVEREGQKKMVIGNKGAKIKTIGIEARQDMEKMFDAKVHLELWVKVKSGWADDERALRSLGYVDDLK; from the coding sequence ATGAGCGAAGAAAAACAACACTGTGGTTTCATTGCGATAGTCGGCCGTCCTAACGTAGGCAAATCCACGTTGCTAAACCAGTTACTGGGGCAAAAAGTTTCTATCACCTCGCGTAAACCACAGACCACCCGTCACCGCATTATGGGTATTGATACCGAAGGCGTTTATCAGGCTATCTATGTCGATACCCCCGGTTTGCACATTGAAGAAAAGCGCGCCATCAATCGTTTGATGAACCGCGCAGCCAGCAGTTCGATCGGTGATGTTGAACTGGTGATATTTGTAGTAGAAGGTACTCACTGGACTGCCGACGACGAAATGGTGCTCAACAAGCTGAGCAGCCTGAAATGTCCGGTATTGCTGGCGATCAACAAAGTTGACAACGTTACCGACAAATCCAAGCTGCTACCGCATATCGCATTTCTCAGCCAGCAGATGAACTTTCTTGATGTGGTGCCGATTTCTGCTGAAAAGGGGATAAACATCGATACTATCGCCGGTATCGTGCGCAAACTATTGCCTGAAGCGGAACACCATTTCCCGGACGATTACATTACCGATCGCTCCCAGCGCTTTATGGCATCGGAAATCATCCGTGAGAAGCTGATGCGTTTTTTGGGCGAAGAGCTGCCGTACTCGGTGACGGTTGAGATCGAACAGTTTGTGCCGAACGAGCGCGGCGGTTACAACGTACACGGCCTGATACTGGTTGAACGCGAAGGCCAGAAGAAAATGGTCATCGGCAACAAGGGGGCGAAAATCAAAACCATCGGCATTGAAGCCCGCCAAGATATGGAAAAGATGTTTGACGCTAAAGTGCATCTGGAACTGTGGGTGAAAGTGAAATCCGGCTGGGCGGACGACGAGCGTGCGCTGCGTAGTCTGGGCTATGTTGACGATCTGAAGTAA
- the recO gene encoding DNA repair protein RecO, producing the protein MDGWERAFVLHGWPYSETSLMVDLFTEGHGRVRLLAKGVRSRRSNLKGCLQPFTPLLVRWGGRGEVKTLRNAEAVSLGLPLSGMMLYSGLYVNELLSRVLEQETNYAVLFFDYLKCLQTLAAEEHSPEYALRQFELALLNHLGYGLDFLHCAGSGQPVDDGMTYRYREEKGFIASLVVDHYSFTGRELRALAERQFPDMATLRAAKRFTRLALKPYLGGKPLKSRELFCQLVRKQPDTPPDDV; encoded by the coding sequence ATGGATGGCTGGGAGCGTGCTTTCGTCCTGCATGGGTGGCCGTACAGTGAAACCAGCTTAATGGTGGATCTGTTTACCGAAGGTCATGGGCGGGTGCGTCTGTTGGCTAAAGGTGTACGCAGCCGCCGTTCCAATTTAAAGGGTTGCTTACAGCCCTTTACCCCCCTGTTAGTGCGCTGGGGCGGGCGCGGTGAAGTAAAAACGCTGCGTAACGCCGAAGCGGTTTCCCTCGGTTTACCGCTCAGCGGCATGATGCTGTACAGCGGTCTGTATGTGAACGAACTGCTGTCACGGGTACTGGAACAGGAAACCAATTATGCCGTGCTGTTCTTCGATTATCTGAAGTGTTTGCAGACGCTGGCGGCGGAAGAGCATTCGCCGGAGTATGCGCTGCGCCAGTTTGAACTAGCTTTGCTCAATCACCTGGGATACGGATTGGATTTCCTGCATTGCGCTGGCAGCGGCCAGCCAGTAGATGACGGCATGACCTACCGCTACCGTGAAGAAAAGGGTTTTATCGCTAGCCTGGTGGTGGACCACTACAGCTTTACCGGCCGTGAATTGCGGGCGCTGGCGGAACGCCAATTCCCCGATATGGCTACGCTGCGTGCTGCTAAGCGTTTCACCCGTCTAGCGCTGAAACCCTACCTCGGCGGCAAGCCGCTGAAAAGCCGCGAGCTGTTTTGCCAGCTTGTGCGCAAACAACCGGATACCCCGCCTGACGATGTCTAA
- the pdxJ gene encoding pyridoxine 5'-phosphate synthase: protein MANLLLGVNIDHIATLRNARGTPYPDPVQAAFIAEQAGADGITVHLREDRRHITDRDVRILRQTIQTRMNLEMAVTDEMLDIAIELKPHFCCLVPEKRTEVTTEGGLDVAGQLDKMGVAVERLAQAGILVSLFIDPSHRQIDAAVAVGAPYIEIHTGAYADAAGELAVKAELHRISVAATYAAQKGLKVNAGHGLTYHNVQPIAALPEIYELNIGHAIIGQAVMSGLPTAVADMKLLMREARR, encoded by the coding sequence ATGGCTAATTTACTGCTAGGTGTCAATATCGATCATATTGCCACGCTGCGCAACGCGCGTGGAACCCCATATCCAGATCCAGTTCAGGCGGCATTTATTGCTGAACAGGCAGGAGCCGATGGCATTACCGTCCATCTGCGTGAGGATCGCCGCCATATCACTGATCGCGATGTACGCATCTTGCGTCAGACCATCCAAACGCGCATGAATTTGGAAATGGCAGTGACCGATGAAATGCTGGATATTGCTATCGAACTGAAGCCACATTTTTGCTGCCTGGTACCGGAAAAGCGTACAGAGGTGACCACCGAAGGCGGCTTGGATGTTGCCGGCCAATTGGACAAAATGGGGGTGGCGGTTGAGCGCTTGGCGCAAGCTGGGATCTTGGTGTCACTGTTTATCGACCCAAGCCATCGCCAGATTGACGCGGCGGTAGCGGTTGGCGCGCCCTATATCGAAATCCATACCGGTGCTTATGCCGATGCCGCAGGCGAGCTGGCGGTAAAAGCCGAGTTACACCGCATCTCGGTGGCGGCGACCTACGCTGCGCAGAAAGGGCTAAAGGTCAATGCCGGTCATGGTTTGACCTATCACAATGTACAACCAATCGCTGCGCTGCCGGAAATATACGAGCTGAATATCGGCCATGCAATTATCGGCCAGGCAGTGATGAGTGGTTTGCCTACAGCGGTAGCTGATATGAAACTGCTGATGCGGGAAGCGCGCCGTTAA
- the rseA gene encoding anti-sigma-E factor RseA, which translates to MQKEKLSALIDGELFDSELLSSLSQDRVLQQSWQSYHLIRDTLRGDVGQAVIHLDIADRVAASLEKEPTVGVSSAILESQPQSYIWQKIPFWKKVRPWVSQIAQVAMAACVSLAVIVGVQHHNQSDRQLGAAESPAFNTLPIMGQASPVSLGVPADSFSIGSHQQQQVQEQRKRINAMLQDYELQRRLHSEQQFEQDNHQQAAGTQSLGMQQQ; encoded by the coding sequence ATGCAGAAAGAAAAGCTTTCCGCTTTGATCGATGGGGAGTTGTTCGATAGCGAACTGTTGAGTTCACTGTCGCAAGATCGGGTGCTCCAACAAAGCTGGCAGAGCTATCACCTGATACGTGACACACTACGGGGGGATGTCGGACAAGCAGTCATACATCTTGATATCGCCGATCGTGTTGCAGCTTCACTTGAGAAAGAACCTACAGTGGGTGTTTCTTCTGCAATCCTGGAATCTCAGCCGCAATCTTACATCTGGCAGAAGATACCATTCTGGAAAAAAGTGCGCCCCTGGGTGAGTCAGATTGCTCAGGTTGCTATGGCGGCCTGTGTTTCGCTGGCGGTGATTGTTGGCGTACAACATCACAACCAGTCGGACAGGCAACTGGGGGCAGCCGAGTCACCGGCGTTCAATACATTGCCGATCATGGGGCAGGCGTCACCGGTTAGCCTGGGTGTACCGGCTGACAGTTTCTCCATCGGCAGTCACCAACAACAGCAGGTGCAGGAACAGCGCAAACGTATTAACGCAATGTTGCAGGATTATGAGCTGCAACGCCGTCTGCATTCAGAGCAGCAGTTTGAACAAGACAACCATCAACAGGCCGCCGGAACTCAGTCTTTAGGAATGCAACAGCAGTAA
- the rseC gene encoding SoxR-reducing system protein RseC codes for MMKEWATVVSWQQGVALLRCDRKTGCGNCNARSGCGVPALNELVPETEHPLQVRIDQPLEPGQRVEVGIAEGSLLRSAMLVYLMPLLGMMLGGSLLQYWLGTDAFAALGALLGGGVAFMLVRSLAHRLGKQADYQPIVLQIGIPPGAMDVRAENSPLI; via the coding sequence ATGATGAAAGAGTGGGCCACGGTGGTCTCGTGGCAACAGGGCGTAGCGCTACTGCGCTGTGACCGCAAAACCGGCTGCGGTAATTGCAATGCGCGTTCCGGTTGCGGTGTGCCTGCGTTGAATGAGCTAGTGCCTGAAACTGAACACCCATTGCAGGTGCGCATTGATCAGCCGCTTGAGCCTGGGCAACGTGTCGAGGTAGGTATTGCAGAAGGCAGCTTGCTGCGTTCTGCGATGCTGGTTTACCTGATGCCGTTGCTGGGAATGATGCTCGGTGGTAGCCTGCTGCAATACTGGCTGGGTACTGATGCCTTTGCGGCACTCGGCGCATTGCTGGGTGGTGGCGTGGCTTTTATGCTGGTACGCAGCTTGGCCCACCGCTTGGGTAAACAGGCTGACTACCAACCGATCGTTTTGCAGATAGGCATACCGCCCGGTGCCATGGACGTGCGGGCGGAAAACTCTCCACTAATTTAA
- a CDS encoding YfhL family 4Fe-4S dicluster ferredoxin → MALLITKKCINCDMCEPECPNQAISMGDEIYQIDTGRCTECIGHYDKPTCQQVCPIDNTILVDPQYPESNEQLWDKFVVLHHADRL, encoded by the coding sequence ATGGCGTTGTTAATTACCAAAAAATGCATCAACTGCGATATGTGCGAACCGGAATGCCCAAATCAGGCGATTTCGATGGGTGATGAGATTTATCAGATCGATACCGGGCGCTGCACCGAATGCATCGGCCACTATGATAAACCCACCTGCCAGCAGGTTTGCCCGATAGACAACACCATTCTCGTCGATCCGCAGTACCCTGAAAGCAACGAGCAGTTGTGGGATAAATTTGTGGTGCTGCATCATGCCGATCGGCTGTAG
- the lepA gene encoding translation elongation factor 4, which yields MKHIRNFSIIAHIDHGKSTLSDRIIQICGGLTEREMAAQVLDSMDLERERGITIKAQSVTLDYQAPDGQTYQLNFIDTPGHVDFSYEVSRSLAACEGALLVVDAGQGVEAQTLANCYTALEMDLEVVPVLNKIDLPAADPDRVAQEIEDIVGIDATDAVRCSAKTGVGVPEVLERLVRDIPPPAGDPEASLQALIIDSWFDNYLGVVSLVRIKNGTLRKGDKIKVMSTGQTYNADRLGIFTPKRVDRDMLNCGEVGWLVCAIKDILGAPVGDTLTLARQPADNALPGFKKVKPQVYAGLFPISSDDYEAFRDALGKLSLNDASLFYEPESSSALGFGFRCGFLGLLHMEIIQERLEREYDLELITTAPTVVYQVETAGKEILYVDSPSKLPPLNNIQELREPIAECHMLMPQEFLGNVITLCIEKRGVQTNMVYHGNQVALTYEIPMAEVVLDFFDRLKSTSRGYASLDYNFKRFQASDMVRVDVLINNERVDALALITHRDNAQYRGRELVEKMKELIPRQQFDIAIQAAIGTHIIARSTVKQLRKNVLAKCYGGDVSRKKKLLQKQKDGKKRMKQVGNVELPQEAFLAILHVGKDSK from the coding sequence ATGAAACACATAAGAAACTTTTCTATCATTGCCCATATCGACCACGGTAAGTCGACGCTATCTGACCGTATTATCCAAATTTGTGGCGGTTTGACTGAACGTGAGATGGCCGCGCAGGTGCTTGATTCGATGGATCTGGAGCGTGAGCGCGGTATTACCATCAAAGCGCAAAGCGTGACGTTGGATTACCAGGCACCAGACGGCCAAACTTACCAGCTTAATTTTATCGACACCCCAGGCCACGTTGACTTCTCATATGAAGTTTCCCGCTCGCTTGCGGCCTGCGAAGGCGCATTGCTGGTGGTGGATGCAGGGCAGGGCGTAGAAGCCCAAACGCTGGCCAACTGTTACACTGCGTTAGAGATGGATCTGGAAGTGGTGCCGGTGTTGAACAAGATTGATCTACCGGCTGCCGATCCCGATCGCGTTGCGCAAGAAATTGAAGACATCGTCGGTATCGATGCCACCGATGCGGTGCGTTGCTCGGCCAAAACCGGGGTAGGTGTTCCTGAAGTGCTAGAGCGTCTAGTACGTGATATCCCACCACCGGCAGGTGATCCAGAAGCATCGTTGCAGGCACTGATTATTGACTCCTGGTTTGATAACTACCTGGGCGTAGTTTCTTTGGTGCGTATCAAGAATGGTACGTTGCGCAAGGGTGACAAGATCAAGGTGATGAGCACCGGTCAAACCTATAATGCCGATCGCCTAGGTATCTTCACACCGAAACGTGTCGATCGCGATATGCTGAACTGTGGCGAAGTAGGCTGGTTGGTTTGCGCGATTAAAGACATCCTCGGTGCCCCGGTGGGCGATACCTTGACGTTGGCGCGTCAGCCTGCGGACAATGCTTTGCCAGGCTTTAAAAAAGTGAAGCCGCAGGTTTATGCCGGTTTGTTCCCCATCAGTTCCGACGACTATGAAGCTTTCCGCGATGCGCTGGGTAAGCTAAGCCTCAATGATGCCTCATTATTCTATGAACCGGAGAGTTCGAGCGCACTGGGCTTCGGCTTCCGCTGTGGCTTCCTTGGCCTGCTGCACATGGAAATTATTCAGGAGCGTCTGGAGCGTGAATACGATCTGGAACTGATCACTACGGCACCGACGGTAGTGTACCAAGTGGAAACCGCTGGCAAAGAGATCCTCTACGTTGACAGCCCGTCCAAGTTGCCGCCGCTGAATAACATTCAGGAACTGCGTGAGCCGATAGCCGAGTGTCACATGCTGATGCCGCAGGAATTTTTGGGCAACGTAATCACCTTATGTATCGAAAAACGCGGCGTGCAGACTAACATGGTTTATCATGGTAATCAGGTGGCGTTGACCTACGAGATCCCTATGGCGGAAGTGGTGCTCGATTTCTTTGACCGTCTGAAGTCCACTTCACGCGGCTATGCATCGCTGGATTACAATTTCAAACGCTTTCAGGCTTCTGACATGGTGCGCGTCGATGTGCTGATCAACAATGAGCGCGTGGATGCATTGGCGCTGATCACCCACCGTGACAACGCTCAGTACCGTGGCCGAGAATTGGTGGAGAAGATGAAAGAGCTAATCCCACGTCAGCAGTTCGATATTGCGATCCAGGCGGCGATCGGTACACATATCATTGCACGTTCCACCGTGAAGCAACTGCGTAAAAACGTGCTGGCGAAATGCTATGGCGGCGACGTGAGTCGTAAGAAGAAACTGCTACAGAAACAAAAAGACGGTAAGAAACGCATGAAGCAGGTGGGCAATGTCGAACTGCCACAAGAGGCGTTCCTGGCCATTTTGCATGTCGGTAAAGATAGCAAGTAA
- the lepB gene encoding signal peptidase I produces the protein MANMFALILALATLITGIIWCFERFKWAPARREKTAAGNVDDNELVNVAKPPPGWVENGASVFPVLLLVFVVRSFIYEPFQIPSGSMMPTLLIGDFILVEKYAYGIKDPITQTTLIKTGHPKRGDIAVFKYPLNPKLDYIKRVIGLPGDRITYDPMNKRVAVQPSCDGGQSCDKMLAVTYNDVQPSDFVQLFSRSGVSEASNGFYQIPLSDNVPQNGIRLRGGQETLGNVTHSILSVPGTRDQVVAYYQQPGKPLAEWVVPAGHYFMMGDNRDNSADSRYWGFVPEKNLVGKATAIWMSFEKQEGEWPTGVRLSRIGAIH, from the coding sequence ATGGCGAATATGTTTGCCCTGATCCTGGCATTGGCAACGCTAATAACCGGGATCATCTGGTGCTTTGAGCGCTTCAAATGGGCACCAGCCCGCCGGGAGAAAACTGCTGCGGGCAATGTAGACGATAATGAGTTAGTCAATGTGGCTAAGCCGCCACCGGGCTGGGTGGAAAACGGCGCATCGGTTTTCCCGGTATTGCTGTTGGTCTTTGTGGTGCGATCGTTTATCTACGAACCCTTCCAGATCCCATCTGGTTCAATGATGCCAACGCTGCTGATTGGCGATTTTATTCTGGTGGAGAAATATGCCTATGGCATTAAGGATCCTATTACTCAAACCACGCTGATTAAAACCGGCCATCCGAAACGCGGTGATATTGCAGTATTTAAATATCCGCTGAATCCGAAACTGGATTATATCAAGCGTGTTATCGGCTTGCCGGGTGACCGCATCACATATGATCCGATGAATAAGCGTGTGGCCGTGCAGCCGTCCTGCGATGGCGGCCAGTCTTGTGACAAAATGTTGGCAGTCACTTACAACGATGTGCAGCCAAGTGATTTTGTGCAACTGTTTAGCCGTAGCGGCGTGAGCGAGGCCAGCAACGGTTTTTATCAGATCCCGCTGAGTGATAATGTGCCGCAGAACGGCATCCGTCTACGCGGGGGCCAGGAAACGCTGGGCAACGTGACCCACTCTATTTTAAGCGTACCAGGTACACGGGATCAGGTGGTGGCTTACTACCAACAGCCTGGTAAACCGCTAGCAGAATGGGTAGTGCCGGCTGGTCATTATTTCATGATGGGCGATAACCGTGACAACAGCGCTGACAGCCGTTATTGGGGTTTTGTGCCGGAGAAAAATTTGGTGGGTAAAGCCACAGCTATCTGGATGAGTTTTGAAAAGCAGGAAGGTGAATGGCCTACCGGCGTAAGATTAAGTCGGATTGGTGCAATTCATTAA
- the acpS gene encoding holo-ACP synthase, whose product MAVLGLGTDIVEMVRIEAVVERSGDRLARRVLSAAEWELYQQHQQPVRFLAKRFAVKEAAAKAFGTGIRNGLAFNQFEVFNDGLGKPNIRLHDHAAKMAQEMGVTAIHVSLADERRYACATVIIES is encoded by the coding sequence ATGGCGGTACTTGGGCTAGGCACCGACATCGTTGAGATGGTGCGTATTGAAGCGGTGGTGGAACGCAGCGGCGACCGTCTGGCACGGCGAGTGCTGAGTGCTGCCGAATGGGAACTGTACCAGCAACATCAGCAGCCAGTGCGTTTTCTTGCCAAGCGTTTTGCGGTAAAAGAAGCGGCCGCCAAAGCGTTTGGCACCGGTATTCGTAATGGTTTGGCGTTCAACCAGTTCGAAGTATTCAATGATGGGTTGGGCAAGCCGAATATCCGCTTGCACGATCATGCTGCCAAGATGGCACAGGAGATGGGGGTTACCGCGATCCATGTTTCATTGGCTGACGAACGCCGCTACGCCTGTGCGACAGTAATCATCGAGAGCTAA
- the rseB gene encoding sigma-E factor regulatory protein RseB — translation MKQIWVFVCLLTGSLLYSNIAPAQKAASGAMLQQMSNASRSLNYELAYIGISKQDIESLRYRHAVIGKLPLEQLLHMDGPRREVLLRGGEISYFESGFEPFTLSGNHIVDALPAIVYADFEHLAKYYDFIAVGSTRISDRPCEVIRVVARDGSRYSYIVWIDEDTKLPLRVDLLDRDGETLEQYRVISFVVGAGVQTAMQGLLKANLPPLLSLPVTDDVKLSWRAGWLPDGVNEVACNRRKLPNVFEPVETRFYSDGLFSFSVNISPAGSGVGQQYYRQGRRTIQTAVRNGREIIIVGELPPTTAKRIADNISFRVSPQ, via the coding sequence ATGAAGCAAATTTGGGTCTTCGTTTGCCTATTGACGGGCAGCCTACTCTACTCAAACATCGCCCCGGCGCAGAAAGCTGCATCTGGGGCGATGCTGCAACAGATGAGCAACGCTAGCCGTTCTCTCAATTACGAACTTGCCTATATCGGCATCAGCAAACAGGACATTGAGTCGCTGCGCTATCGTCATGCGGTGATTGGCAAGCTGCCGCTTGAACAATTGCTGCACATGGATGGGCCACGACGTGAAGTGTTGCTGCGTGGTGGCGAGATCAGTTACTTCGAATCCGGTTTTGAGCCATTTACGCTGTCCGGCAATCATATCGTCGATGCGCTACCGGCGATCGTTTACGCTGATTTTGAACATTTGGCAAAGTACTACGATTTCATCGCCGTGGGTAGCACCCGCATCTCCGATCGTCCCTGTGAAGTGATCCGCGTGGTGGCGCGTGACGGCTCACGCTACAGCTATATTGTCTGGATAGATGAAGACACCAAGCTGCCGTTACGCGTAGATTTACTTGATCGCGATGGCGAAACGCTAGAACAGTACCGAGTGATATCCTTTGTGGTGGGCGCGGGTGTGCAAACCGCGATGCAGGGGCTGCTCAAAGCCAATTTGCCGCCACTGCTGTCGCTCCCGGTCACGGATGATGTCAAACTGAGTTGGCGTGCTGGTTGGTTACCTGACGGGGTGAATGAAGTGGCGTGCAATCGCCGTAAATTGCCTAATGTCTTCGAGCCGGTCGAAACGCGATTCTACAGCGATGGATTGTTCAGCTTCTCGGTTAACATCAGCCCTGCGGGCAGCGGTGTCGGGCAGCAGTATTATCGTCAGGGGCGGCGTACTATCCAAACTGCGGTGCGCAACGGCAGAGAAATCATCATCGTTGGCGAGTTGCCGCCTACCACGGCCAAGCGCATCGCAGACAATATTTCCTTTAGGGTGTCACCTCAATGA